One segment of Bacillus alkalisoli DNA contains the following:
- a CDS encoding heptaprenylglyceryl phosphate synthase produces MYNVREWRHIFKLDPNKPMDDKTLEQICESGTDAIIVGGTDGVTIDNVLHLMSSIRRYTVPCVLEVSNIESVTPGFDFYFIPTVLNSPNPEWIVGLHQQALKEYGDVMDWDEVMTEGYCILNPDCKAAKLTNAQTDLSEEDVIAYARLSEKVFKLPIFYLEYSGTYGDVQLVKKISATLDEAQLFYGGGITDSEKAKEMAEHADTIVVGNLIYDNLEEALKTVQVAKEQVL; encoded by the coding sequence ATGTATAATGTACGGGAATGGAGACACATTTTTAAATTAGATCCAAACAAACCAATGGACGACAAAACATTAGAACAAATATGTGAATCAGGTACAGATGCTATCATAGTTGGCGGAACTGACGGAGTTACGATTGATAATGTTCTCCATTTAATGAGCAGCATTCGCAGATATACGGTGCCATGTGTTCTAGAAGTATCAAACATAGAATCCGTTACACCGGGATTTGACTTTTATTTTATCCCTACCGTCCTCAATAGCCCTAATCCTGAATGGATTGTAGGACTACATCAACAAGCACTAAAGGAATACGGTGATGTGATGGATTGGGACGAAGTGATGACGGAAGGTTACTGCATTTTAAACCCCGACTGCAAAGCAGCAAAATTAACCAATGCACAAACAGACCTTTCCGAAGAGGACGTAATAGCGTATGCTAGACTTTCTGAAAAGGTGTTCAAGCTCCCGATTTTCTATCTAGAATATAGTGGAACATATGGGGACGTACAGCTTGTAAAAAAAATTAGCGCCACACTAGATGAAGCACAGCTTTTTTACGGTGGAGGCATTACAGATTCTGAAAAAGCAAAAGAAATGGCCGAGCACGCAGACACAATAGTCGTCGGTAACCTTATTTACGATAATTTAGAAGAAGCATTAAAAACTGTACAAGTAGCAAAAGAGCAGGTTTTATAA
- a CDS encoding YerC/YecD family TrpR-related protein — protein sequence MQINKLRGRELDQLFEAVLSLKDVEECYRFFDDLCTMNEIQSLAQRLEVARMLRDGFTYHKIETETGASTATISRVKRCLNYGNDAYEMALERITDTEEK from the coding sequence ATGCAAATTAATAAGCTGCGTGGAAGAGAACTCGATCAATTATTTGAGGCAGTTCTTTCATTAAAAGATGTAGAAGAATGTTATCGTTTTTTTGATGACCTTTGCACAATGAATGAAATTCAATCTTTAGCACAACGTCTGGAAGTAGCAAGAATGCTTCGCGATGGATTTACCTATCATAAAATAGAAACAGAAACGGGAGCAAGTACAGCAACAATTTCTCGTGTGAAAAGATGCTTAAATTACGGCAATGACGCATACGAAATGGCCCTAGAAAGAATTACGGATACAGAAGAAAAATAA